From Veillonella dispar, one genomic window encodes:
- a CDS encoding O-antigen ligase family protein → MELSLIPNQKRITFYIERLIYGVVVAMPLQPMVGDVLLWLAIGLALYDLISSKSLSLPTGYLSWSVMIFVVWTGISALVSENWDWSIQSWFYQIVASGGMYYLVRTYIQTPKQWNYFLRALLGTAVLVCIIGAYQYVFVPNIHIKEWVDAAQFPKLMRRMSSTLQNPNLLGAYLLMVLSVCISYILVYMKENRTREVVTMLIIGIILFLTMLLTYSRGIWISFAAMILYWAIFVERRLFLSLLVVPIILYFYDGEIASRLWSIFQGHDTSADLRWALWDSTMYIVRENPIFGIGWNTFYLVYPDYNYYIQGPHVLMYHAHNLYLNILAETGIPGLISFLAVIIGHVITSIRLKGDIFRQAAQIGVGALAIGVLFSGLSDFELYSHQVTIVFWQLFGWVGAFVKVQLSADKSA, encoded by the coding sequence ATGGAACTCTCACTTATTCCTAATCAGAAGAGAATCACGTTCTATATTGAGCGTCTAATTTATGGTGTGGTGGTTGCTATGCCATTACAACCTATGGTGGGGGATGTACTTCTATGGCTAGCGATAGGGCTTGCTTTATATGATTTGATATCTAGTAAATCACTAAGCTTACCAACGGGCTATTTATCGTGGTCCGTTATGATATTTGTAGTATGGACTGGCATATCTGCACTAGTATCAGAAAATTGGGATTGGTCAATTCAAAGTTGGTTTTATCAAATCGTAGCCAGCGGAGGAATGTATTATCTAGTTCGCACATACATTCAAACACCTAAACAGTGGAATTATTTTCTTCGTGCTCTATTAGGTACTGCTGTACTAGTGTGTATCATAGGAGCTTATCAATATGTATTTGTTCCTAATATTCATATAAAAGAGTGGGTAGATGCAGCACAGTTCCCAAAATTGATGCGACGTATGTCATCTACATTACAAAACCCTAATTTATTGGGCGCTTATCTATTGATGGTACTCAGCGTATGTATCAGCTATATTTTGGTATATATGAAAGAAAATCGTACCCGCGAAGTGGTTACGATGCTCATTATAGGTATTATATTATTCTTAACAATGCTATTAACTTATTCTAGAGGCATTTGGATTAGCTTTGCGGCGATGATCCTCTACTGGGCTATCTTTGTAGAGCGAAGATTATTCTTATCCCTATTAGTAGTGCCAATTATCTTGTACTTTTATGATGGTGAAATTGCCTCGAGACTATGGTCTATATTCCAAGGCCATGATACATCAGCTGATCTTCGATGGGCTTTGTGGGATAGTACCATGTATATCGTACGTGAAAATCCTATCTTTGGTATTGGGTGGAATACATTTTACTTAGTATATCCAGATTATAACTATTATATTCAAGGACCTCACGTCTTGATGTATCATGCTCATAATTTGTATCTCAATATATTAGCTGAAACAGGTATCCCCGGATTGATATCATTCCTAGCAGTTATTATTGGTCATGTTATTACATCTATAAGACTTAAAGGGGATATATTCCGCCAAGCTGCACAAATTGGTGTAGGTGCGTTAGCTATAGGTGTTTTATTTAGTGGCTTATCCGATTTTGAGCTATATAGTCATCAAGTAACCATCGTATTTTGGCAATTGTTTGGCTGGGTAGGGGCTTTTGTAAAAGTTCAGTTATCTGCTGATAAATCTGCATAA
- a CDS encoding acetyl-CoA hydrolase/transferase family protein, with amino-acid sequence MVIDIKDRVKCAALQGKIVTAYDAALLINPNDKVGISGFTPSGYAKAVPLALAERMEKEPFKIDLWTGASVGDEADGALTRANGINRRFPYQTNGDTRKALNSGAVKYIDMHLSTMAQNVRYGFFGDLDVAIVEVCQINEDGSLVPTTSVGNSPTFVSQAKKVIVEVNVSQPLSLVGMHDIYEPLDPPHRKPIPLETPGDRIGTEAIPCDPSKIVAVVPCDVPDTTRPLAPIDDDAKAMSQHLIKFFEQEIAEGRLPKNLLPLQSGVGSVANAVISGLAKGPFTDLSIYTEVIQDGMFDLIDAGKVTVCSGTALSPSPDGLKRFYANIDEYRKKIILRPQEISNNPGIARRIGVIAMNTAIEFDIFGNVNSTHIMGSKMMNGVGGSGDFARSAYLTIFCTNSVAKNGDISSIVPYVSHVDHPEHDTMIFCTEQGVADCRGLSPVERARLIIEKCAHPDYKPMLTEYLEKALAATKNAHTPMLLDEALSWHKRFTETGSMKK; translated from the coding sequence ATGGTGATAGACATCAAAGACCGCGTTAAATGTGCGGCCCTCCAAGGTAAAATTGTCACTGCTTATGATGCAGCTCTTTTGATTAACCCTAACGATAAAGTTGGTATTTCCGGCTTTACTCCATCTGGTTATGCAAAAGCAGTGCCATTGGCATTGGCAGAAAGAATGGAAAAAGAACCATTCAAAATTGATTTGTGGACAGGTGCTTCCGTAGGTGATGAAGCTGATGGCGCGTTAACTCGTGCTAACGGTATCAATCGTCGTTTCCCATATCAAACAAATGGGGATACACGTAAAGCCTTAAATAGCGGTGCTGTTAAATACATCGATATGCATTTAAGCACAATGGCACAAAATGTTCGCTATGGTTTCTTTGGCGATTTAGACGTAGCTATCGTAGAAGTTTGTCAAATCAACGAAGATGGCTCTTTAGTACCTACAACATCTGTTGGTAACTCTCCAACATTTGTTAGTCAAGCTAAAAAGGTTATCGTAGAAGTAAACGTATCCCAACCACTTTCCTTGGTAGGTATGCATGATATCTATGAACCACTCGATCCACCACATCGTAAACCAATTCCATTGGAAACACCTGGTGATCGTATTGGTACTGAAGCAATTCCTTGTGACCCAAGTAAAATTGTTGCAGTAGTACCTTGTGATGTTCCTGATACAACAAGACCTTTGGCACCTATCGATGATGATGCAAAAGCAATGAGTCAACACCTTATCAAATTCTTCGAACAAGAAATTGCAGAAGGTCGTTTGCCTAAGAACTTGCTTCCATTACAATCTGGTGTAGGTTCCGTAGCAAATGCGGTAATCAGTGGTCTTGCTAAAGGCCCATTCACAGATTTGTCCATCTATACAGAAGTAATCCAAGATGGTATGTTCGACTTGATCGATGCTGGTAAAGTAACTGTATGTTCCGGTACTGCATTAAGTCCTTCTCCAGATGGGTTGAAACGTTTCTATGCGAATATTGATGAATATCGTAAAAAAATCATTCTTCGTCCGCAAGAAATTTCCAACAACCCTGGTATTGCTCGCCGTATTGGTGTCATTGCCATGAATACCGCTATCGAATTTGATATTTTTGGCAATGTAAACTCTACTCATATTATGGGTAGCAAAATGATGAATGGTGTTGGTGGTTCTGGTGACTTTGCACGTAGTGCATATCTCACTATTTTCTGCACTAACTCCGTTGCTAAAAATGGCGACATCAGTTCTATCGTTCCATATGTATCTCATGTGGATCATCCAGAACATGACACTATGATTTTCTGTACAGAACAAGGTGTTGCTGACTGCCGTGGTTTGAGCCCAGTGGAAAGAGCTCGTTTAATCATTGAAAAATGTGCTCACCCAGACTACAAACCTATGTTAACTGAATACCTAGAAAAAGCATTAGCTGCAACAAAGAATGCCCATACACCTATGTTGCTTGATGAAGCTCTTTCTTGGCATAAACGCTTCACAGAAACTGGAAGCATGAAAAAATAA
- a CDS encoding acyl-CoA mutase large subunit family protein has product MAYENLKAQIAEYNKLCDEKSAKTPERQNLKYNRVYTPVDIEGFDYERDLGMPGEFPYTRGVQPTMYRGRFWTMRMYAGFATAEESNKRYRYLIESGATGLSCAFDLPTQIGYDSDDAVAEGEVGKVGVAIDSLADMEILFDGIDLGKVSTSMTINAPASVLLAMYIAVAEKQGVPSTELKGTIQNDILKEYAARGTYIFPPKPSMRLITNIFEYCSQNVPKWNTISISGYHIREAGSTAAQEIAFTIADGIAYVEAALKAGLDVDTFAGRLSFFWNAHNNVLEEVAKFRASRRLWATIMKERFGAKKPKSMMLRVHTQTAGSMLTAQQVDNNIVRVALQTAAAVMGGTQSLHTNSRDEALALPTEASVQVALRTQQIVAYESGLADVVDPLGGSYYVEAMTNAIYDEAMAYIKKIDEMGGAVVAIEKGYIQKEIQESAYKWQMEVESGLRTIVGVNKFQVEEEAPKDLLRVDASVGVNQSKKTQAVRANRDQAAVDKALAALKAGAADENVNLMPLILDAVKTYATLGEICNVLREVFGEYEAHSTL; this is encoded by the coding sequence ATGGCTTACGAAAACTTAAAAGCCCAAATTGCTGAGTACAACAAACTTTGTGACGAAAAAAGTGCAAAAACTCCAGAACGTCAAAATTTAAAATACAACCGTGTATACACACCAGTTGATATCGAAGGTTTTGACTATGAACGTGATTTGGGTATGCCTGGCGAATTCCCTTACACTCGTGGCGTACAACCTACTATGTACCGTGGTCGTTTCTGGACAATGCGTATGTATGCAGGCTTCGCTACAGCAGAAGAATCTAACAAACGTTACCGCTACTTAATCGAGTCTGGTGCAACTGGTCTTTCCTGCGCATTCGACTTACCTACACAAATCGGTTACGACTCCGACGATGCAGTTGCAGAAGGCGAAGTTGGTAAAGTAGGTGTAGCGATTGACTCCTTGGCAGATATGGAAATCTTGTTCGACGGCATCGATCTTGGTAAAGTATCCACATCCATGACAATCAACGCTCCAGCATCCGTTTTGTTGGCAATGTACATCGCAGTAGCTGAAAAACAAGGCGTACCTTCCACAGAATTGAAAGGTACAATTCAAAATGATATTTTGAAAGAATACGCAGCTCGTGGTACTTACATTTTCCCACCAAAACCATCCATGCGTTTGATCACTAATATCTTCGAATATTGTTCTCAAAACGTTCCAAAATGGAACACAATTTCCATCTCCGGTTACCACATCCGTGAAGCAGGTTCCACAGCAGCTCAAGAAATCGCATTCACAATTGCTGATGGTATCGCATACGTAGAAGCAGCTTTGAAAGCTGGTCTTGATGTTGATACATTCGCTGGTCGTCTTTCCTTCTTCTGGAATGCTCATAACAACGTACTTGAAGAAGTTGCTAAATTCCGTGCATCCCGCCGTTTATGGGCAACAATCATGAAAGAACGTTTTGGTGCTAAAAAACCAAAATCCATGATGCTTCGTGTACATACTCAAACAGCTGGTTCCATGTTGACTGCACAACAAGTTGATAACAACATCGTTCGTGTTGCTCTTCAAACTGCAGCTGCTGTAATGGGCGGTACTCAATCCTTACATACAAACTCCCGTGACGAAGCTTTGGCTCTTCCTACAGAAGCATCTGTACAAGTAGCTCTTCGTACACAACAAATCGTGGCTTACGAATCTGGTTTGGCTGACGTAGTTGACCCATTGGGTGGTTCCTACTATGTAGAAGCTATGACTAACGCTATCTATGACGAAGCTATGGCATACATCAAGAAAATTGATGAAATGGGCGGCGCTGTAGTAGCAATCGAAAAAGGCTACATCCAAAAAGAAATTCAAGAATCTGCTTACAAATGGCAAATGGAAGTTGAATCTGGCTTGCGCACAATCGTTGGCGTAAACAAATTCCAAGTTGAAGAAGAAGCTCCAAAAGACTTACTTCGCGTAGACGCTTCCGTTGGTGTTAACCAATCCAAGAAAACTCAAGCAGTTCGCGCTAACCGCGATCAAGCAGCAGTTGATAAAGCATTAGCAGCTCTTAAAGCTGGTGCAGCTGATGAAAACGTTAACTTGATGCCATTAATTCTTGATGCAGTTAAAACATATGCTACTTTGGGTGAAATTTGTAATGTATTGCGCGAAGTATTCGGTGAATACGAAGCTCATTCCACATTATAA
- a CDS encoding cobalamin B12-binding domain-containing protein, producing MAEKRIRVIVAKPGLDGHDRGAKVVARALRDAGFEVIYTGLRQTPEQIVEAALSEDVNVVALSLLSGAHNTLFPKIVELLKEKGMGDVLVIGGGVIPDADIPGLKKAGVAEVFTPGTPTGDIVKFINENVK from the coding sequence ATGGCAGAAAAACGTATTAGAGTAATCGTAGCAAAACCAGGTCTTGATGGTCATGACCGTGGTGCAAAAGTAGTAGCACGCGCACTTCGCGATGCTGGTTTCGAAGTAATCTACACAGGTCTTCGTCAAACTCCAGAACAAATCGTTGAAGCAGCTCTTTCTGAAGACGTTAATGTAGTTGCATTATCCCTTCTATCTGGTGCTCATAACACATTGTTCCCTAAAATTGTTGAACTTTTGAAAGAAAAAGGCATGGGCGATGTACTTGTAATCGGTGGTGGCGTTATTCCTGACGCTGATATCCCTGGCTTGAAAAAAGCTGGCGTAGCAGAAGTATTCACACCTGGTACACCAACTGGCGATATCGTTAAATTCATCAACGAAAACGTTAAATAA
- the meaB gene encoding methylmalonyl Co-A mutase-associated GTPase MeaB, with amino-acid sequence MDLVKELFEGSRLALARSITAVENEYDNAIDIMKAIYPKTGNARILGITGAPGAGKSTLTDKVVKHYLDQGKKIGIVAIDPTSPFSGGAILGDRIRMNDLTLNENVFIRSMGTRGSLGGLSKKTADVVKLMDAFGMDLVIIETVGVGQSEVDIVKNADTTLVVLVPGLGDDIQAIKAGILEIGDVFAINKADRDGCDRLNVEIEMMLDLDSREVKWRPPIKRTIASKDQGVDELIDALDEHFEYLEDSGELESRRAERTRDEIIAMINEQIGRYVADKIVTSDEFNSQVAAVNERESDPYTVVNGVMTSVLK; translated from the coding sequence GTGGATTTAGTTAAAGAACTTTTCGAAGGTTCTCGACTAGCCTTAGCACGGTCCATAACAGCTGTAGAAAACGAGTATGATAATGCCATTGATATTATGAAGGCTATTTACCCTAAAACAGGGAATGCACGTATTCTCGGTATTACAGGGGCCCCTGGTGCTGGTAAAAGTACATTGACAGATAAAGTTGTTAAACATTATCTAGATCAAGGTAAGAAAATCGGCATCGTTGCCATCGACCCAACTAGCCCATTCTCTGGTGGTGCTATCTTGGGGGACCGTATTCGAATGAATGATTTGACATTAAATGAAAATGTATTTATTCGAAGCATGGGCACGCGTGGTAGTCTTGGTGGTTTGTCCAAAAAGACTGCAGACGTTGTAAAACTCATGGATGCCTTTGGCATGGATTTAGTAATCATTGAAACAGTAGGTGTAGGTCAATCTGAAGTAGATATCGTAAAAAATGCAGATACTACATTGGTTGTACTTGTTCCTGGTCTCGGTGATGATATCCAAGCTATCAAGGCAGGTATTCTTGAAATTGGCGATGTATTTGCTATCAATAAAGCTGACCGAGATGGTTGTGATCGTTTGAATGTAGAAATTGAAATGATGCTTGACCTAGACTCTCGTGAAGTAAAATGGCGCCCACCGATTAAGCGCACAATTGCTAGTAAAGACCAAGGCGTAGATGAACTCATCGACGCTTTAGATGAACATTTTGAGTATCTTGAAGATTCTGGTGAATTGGAATCTCGTCGGGCAGAACGTACTCGTGATGAAATCATCGCAATGATTAATGAACAAATTGGTCGTTATGTAGCTGACAAAATCGTTACAAGCGACGAATTTAATAGCCAAGTGGCAGCTGTTAATGAACGCGAAAGCGATCCATACACAGTTGTTAACGGCGTAATGACAAGCGTGCTAAAGTAG
- the mce gene encoding methylmalonyl-CoA epimerase, which produces MAFKVLQVDHIGIGVNDLAATKEFYKNALGIEHLPEDEVVEEQKVKVSFFPCGDAELEFLETTTPDGPIGKFIEKNGGRDGIQHVALRVDNIENAIADLMAKGVRMIDEKPRYGAGGSSIAFLHPKATGGVLLELCQRMK; this is translated from the coding sequence ATGGCTTTTAAAGTATTACAAGTGGATCACATCGGTATTGGTGTTAATGATTTAGCAGCAACTAAAGAATTCTATAAAAATGCATTGGGGATTGAACATCTTCCTGAAGATGAAGTGGTTGAAGAACAAAAAGTAAAAGTATCCTTCTTCCCATGTGGCGATGCTGAACTTGAATTCTTAGAAACTACAACTCCAGATGGCCCTATTGGTAAATTCATCGAAAAAAATGGCGGTCGTGATGGTATCCAACACGTTGCATTGCGCGTTGATAATATTGAAAATGCTATTGCTGATTTGATGGCTAAAGGCGTTCGTATGATTGACGAAAAACCTCGTTACGGTGCAGGCGGTTCCTCCATTGCTTTCTTACATCCAAAAGCAACAGGCGGCGTATTGCTTGAATTATGTCAACGTATGAAATAA
- the mmdA gene encoding methylmalonyl-CoA decarboxylase subunit alpha has translation MATVQEKIELLHEKLAKVKAGGGEKRVEKQHAQGKMTARERLAKLFDDNSFVELDQFVKHRCVNFGQDKKELPGEGVVTGYGTIDGRLVYAFAQDFTVEGGSLGEMHAAKIVKVQRLAMKMGAPIIGINDSGGARIQEAVDALAGYGKIFFENTNASGVIPQISVIMGPCAGGAVYSPALTDFIYMVKHTSQMFITGPAVIKSVTGEEVTAEDLGGAMAHNSVSGVAHFAAEDEDDCIAQIRYLLGFLPSNNMEDAPLVDTGDDPTREDEGLNSLLPDNSNMPYDMKDVIAATVDNGEYYEVQPFYATNIITCFARFDGQSVGIIANQPKVMAGCLDINASDKSSRFIRFCDAFNIPIVNFVDVPGFLPGTNQEWGGIIRHGAKMLYAYSEATVPKITVITRKAYGGSYLAMCSQDLGADQVYAWPTSEIAVMGPAGAANIIFKKDEDKDAKTAKYVEEFATPYKAAERGFVDVVIEPKQTRPAVINALAMLASKRENRAPKKHGNIPL, from the coding sequence ATGGCAACAGTGCAAGAAAAAATCGAGTTATTGCACGAAAAACTAGCTAAAGTTAAAGCTGGTGGCGGTGAAAAACGCGTTGAGAAACAACATGCTCAAGGCAAAATGACTGCTCGTGAACGTTTGGCTAAATTGTTCGATGATAACTCTTTCGTTGAACTTGATCAATTTGTTAAACATCGTTGTGTTAACTTCGGTCAAGACAAGAAAGAATTACCAGGCGAAGGTGTAGTAACTGGTTATGGTACTATTGACGGTCGTTTAGTATATGCATTCGCACAAGATTTCACTGTAGAAGGTGGTTCCCTTGGTGAAATGCATGCTGCTAAAATCGTTAAAGTACAACGTTTAGCAATGAAAATGGGTGCTCCTATCATTGGTATCAATGATTCCGGCGGTGCTCGTATTCAAGAAGCTGTAGATGCTCTTGCTGGTTACGGTAAAATTTTCTTTGAAAATACAAATGCATCTGGCGTTATTCCACAAATTTCCGTAATCATGGGCCCATGCGCAGGCGGTGCTGTATATTCTCCAGCATTAACTGACTTCATCTACATGGTTAAACACACATCTCAAATGTTCATCACTGGTCCTGCAGTTATCAAATCTGTAACTGGTGAAGAAGTAACAGCTGAAGACCTTGGTGGTGCAATGGCTCACAACTCCGTATCTGGTGTTGCTCACTTTGCAGCTGAAGACGAAGATGATTGCATCGCTCAAATTCGCTACTTATTAGGCTTCTTGCCATCCAATAACATGGAAGATGCTCCATTAGTAGACACTGGCGATGATCCAACTCGCGAAGACGAAGGCTTGAACAGCTTGTTGCCTGATAACAGTAACATGCCATACGACATGAAAGATGTTATCGCAGCTACTGTAGATAATGGCGAATACTATGAAGTACAACCATTCTATGCTACAAACATTATCACTTGTTTCGCACGTTTTGACGGTCAATCCGTTGGTATCATTGCTAACCAACCAAAAGTAATGGCTGGTTGCTTGGACATCAATGCATCCGACAAATCTTCCCGTTTCATCCGTTTCTGTGATGCTTTCAATATTCCAATCGTTAACTTCGTTGACGTTCCTGGTTTCTTGCCTGGCACAAATCAAGAATGGGGCGGTATCATTCGTCATGGTGCTAAAATGTTGTATGCTTACTCTGAAGCTACAGTACCAAAAATTACTGTTATCACTCGTAAAGCATACGGCGGTTCTTACCTCGCTATGTGTTCCCAAGATTTGGGCGCTGACCAAGTATACGCTTGGCCTACATCCGAAATCGCTGTAATGGGTCCTGCTGGTGCAGCTAACATTATCTTCAAGAAAGATGAAGACAAAGACGCTAAAACAGCTAAATACGTAGAAGAGTTCGCAACTCCATACAAAGCTGCAGAACGTGGCTTCGTAGATGTTGTAATCGAACCAAAACAAACTCGTCCAGCAGTTATCAACGCTTTGGCTATGCTTGCAAGCAAACGCGAAAACCGTGCTCCAAAGAAACATGGTAATATTCCATTATAA
- the mmdD gene encoding methylmalonyl-CoA decarboxylase subunit delta, whose translation MEGQAVTTNPWLIMAINMTVVFVVLILLGILMSIVHLIDPTKKKKDVPPSAPVAAPAATPVAAPNASAQNEGEVVAAIVGAIVAMGYSSEQIASIRPTATSAKWRLEGRLSGRG comes from the coding sequence ATGGAAGGACAAGCAGTTACTACCAATCCTTGGTTAATCATGGCCATTAATATGACAGTTGTATTCGTTGTGTTGATTCTTTTAGGTATTTTGATGTCAATCGTTCATTTGATTGACCCTACTAAGAAGAAAAAAGACGTACCACCAAGTGCACCTGTTGCGGCTCCCGCAGCTACACCGGTGGCTGCACCAAATGCATCTGCTCAAAATGAAGGTGAAGTAGTAGCAGCTATCGTAGGTGCCATTGTGGCGATGGGGTATTCATCTGAACAAATTGCATCTATTCGACCTACAGCAACCAGTGCTAAATGGCGCTTGGAAGGTCGTTTAAGCGGTAGAGGTTAA
- the mmdE gene encoding methylmalonyl-CoA decarboxylase subunit epsilon: protein MSNATTTNGKAPSQDVVAVIVGALAAMGYSADQIAHIRPIVSYNWKMEGRLRGNR from the coding sequence ATGAGCAATGCTACAACAACTAACGGTAAAGCTCCATCTCAAGATGTAGTAGCAGTAATCGTTGGTGCATTAGCGGCAATGGGTTATTCCGCTGATCAAATCGCGCATATCCGTCCAATCGTAAGCTATAATTGGAAAATGGAAGGACGTTTGCGCGGTAATCGATAA
- the mmdC gene encoding methylmalonyl-CoA decarboxylase subunit gamma, producing MKQFNITVNGTAYDVEVNEVKGAAPAAAPKAAPAAAPKAAPAPAPAPAAAAAPVPAGAETVKAPMPGKILSVAVSAGQAVKKGETLLILEAMKMQNEIAAPHDAVVSEVRVAANQTVSTGDDMVVLG from the coding sequence ATGAAACAATTCAACATTACAGTAAACGGCACAGCATATGATGTAGAAGTTAATGAAGTAAAAGGTGCAGCTCCTGCAGCAGCTCCTAAAGCAGCTCCAGCAGCAGCTCCTAAAGCAGCTCCTGCACCAGCTCCAGCTCCAGCTGCAGCAGCAGCTCCAGTTCCAGCAGGTGCTGAAACTGTAAAAGCTCCAATGCCTGGTAAAATCTTATCTGTAGCAGTATCCGCTGGTCAAGCAGTTAAAAAAGGCGAAACTTTGTTGATCCTTGAAGCTATGAAAATGCAAAACGAAATCGCAGCTCCTCATGATGCTGTAGTTTCTGAAGTTCGCGTAGCAGCTAACCAAACTGTATCCACTGGCGACGACATGGTTGTTCTTGGTTAA
- the mmdB gene encoding methylmalonyl-CoA decarboxylase subunit beta: MEAFAVAIQSVITDSGFLAFTTGNAIMILVGLILLYLAFAKEFEPLLLGPIAFGCVLANIPRNGFEEGVMALISAGISQEIFPPLIFLGVGAMTDFGPLIANPKTLLLGAAAQIGVFVALGGAMMLGFTAQEAAAIGIIGGADGPTSIYLATKLAPHLLGAIAVAAYSYMSLVPLIQPPVMKLFTTQKEREIVMEQLREVTRFEKIVFPIISTIFISLLLPSITSLLGMLMLGNLFRESGVTDRLSDTSQNALINTVTIFLATGTGLTMSAEHFLSVQTLLIICLGLVAFIGGTAGGVLFGKLMSLVDGGKTNPLIGSAGVSAVPMAARVSQVVGAKANPANFLLMHAMGPNVAGVIGTAVAAGTMLAMLSSH, from the coding sequence ATGGAGGCTTTTGCTGTTGCGATTCAATCCGTTATTACAGATAGCGGGTTCCTCGCATTTACAACAGGCAATGCTATTATGATTCTTGTAGGTTTGATCCTATTGTACTTGGCATTTGCTAAAGAGTTTGAACCTTTATTGTTGGGTCCGATTGCGTTTGGTTGTGTACTTGCTAATATTCCTCGTAATGGTTTCGAAGAAGGCGTTATGGCACTTATTAGCGCAGGTATCTCCCAAGAAATCTTCCCACCTTTAATTTTCCTTGGTGTAGGTGCAATGACTGACTTTGGTCCACTCATTGCTAATCCTAAAACATTGCTTTTAGGTGCTGCTGCTCAAATCGGCGTATTCGTTGCTTTAGGTGGCGCAATGATGCTTGGCTTCACAGCTCAAGAAGCAGCTGCTATCGGTATCATCGGTGGTGCTGACGGCCCTACATCCATTTACTTAGCTACTAAGCTAGCTCCTCATTTATTAGGTGCTATCGCGGTTGCCGCATATTCCTATATGTCCTTGGTACCGTTGATTCAACCACCTGTAATGAAATTATTTACTACGCAAAAAGAACGCGAAATTGTTATGGAACAATTGCGTGAAGTTACACGTTTTGAAAAAATCGTATTCCCAATTATTTCTACGATCTTCATTTCCTTATTGCTTCCTTCCATTACATCCCTTTTAGGTATGTTGATGTTAGGTAACTTGTTCCGTGAATCTGGCGTAACTGATCGTTTGTCCGATACATCTCAAAATGCTTTGATCAATACTGTTACTATCTTCTTAGCAACTGGTACTGGTTTAACAATGAGTGCGGAACACTTCTTAAGCGTGCAAACACTCCTTATCATTTGCTTAGGTTTGGTTGCATTCATCGGTGGTACTGCTGGTGGCGTATTATTCGGTAAATTGATGAGCTTAGTAGATGGTGGTAAAACAAATCCACTTATTGGTTCTGCTGGTGTATCCGCGGTTCCAATGGCGGCTCGCGTATCTCAAGTTGTAGGTGCGAAAGCTAACCCAGCTAACTTCTTGCTCATGCATGCTATGGGTCCAAACGTAGCTGGCGTTATCGGTACAGCAGTAGCAGCAGGTACAATGCTTGCTATGTTGTCCAGCCACTAG